A window of the Neofelis nebulosa isolate mNeoNeb1 chromosome 13, mNeoNeb1.pri, whole genome shotgun sequence genome harbors these coding sequences:
- the CHST3 gene encoding carbohydrate sulfotransferase 3, translating to MEKGLAFPQDCRDFLHSLRMKSKYALFLAFVVVVFVFIEKENKIISRVSDRLKQIPQPLADANSTDPALILADNASLLSLSELDSAFTQLQGRLRNLSLQLGVEPAAEAPAGAQGEAEAKAKEPPRPREARPRRHVLLMATTRTGSSFVGEFFNQQGNIFYLFEPLWHIERTVSFESGGANAAGSALVYRDVLKQLFLCDLYVLEHFISPLPEDHLTQFMFRRGSSRSLCEDPVCTPFVKKVFEKYHCKNRRCGPLNVTLAAEACRRKEHMALKAVRIRQLEFLQPLAEDPRLDLRVIQLVRDPRAVLASRMVAFAGKYEGWKKWLAEGQARLGEEEVQRLRGNCESIRLSAELGLRQPAWLRGRYMLVRYEDVARWPLQKAREMYRFAGIPLTAQVEDWIRRNTQAAQDGSGIYSTQKNSSEQFEKWRFSMPFKLAQVVQAACAPAMHLFGYRLARDAAALTNRSVSLLEERGTFWVT from the exons atggAGAAAGGACTCGCTTTCCCCCAGGACTGCCGGGACTTTCTGCACAGCCTGAGGATGAAGAGCAAATATGCCCTTTTCCTGGcttttgtggtggtggtttttgtcttcattgaaaaggaaaataaaatcatatcaaG GGTGTCAGACAGGCTGAAGCAGATCCCACAACCCCTGGCAGACGCCAACAGCACCGACCCAGCCCTCATCTTGGCCGACAATGCGTCCCTTCTGTCCCTGAGCGAGCTAGATTCAGCCTTCACCCAGCTGCAGGGCCGCCTGCGAAACCTCAGTCTGCAGCTGGGTGTAGAGCCAGCAGCGGAGGCCCCCGCCGGGGCCCAGGGGGAGGCGGAGGCCAAGGCCAAGGAGCCACCCCGACCCCGCGAGGCCCGGCCGCGGCGCCACGTGCTCCTCATGGCCACCACCCGCACCGGCTCCTCGTTCGTGGGCGAGTTCTTCAACCAGCAGGGCAACATCTTCTACCTCTTCGAGCCGCTGTGGCACATCGAGCGCACCGTGTCCTTCGAGTCGGGAGGCGCCAACGCCGCGGGCTCGGCGCTCGTCTACCGCGACGTGCTCAAGCAGCTGTTCCTGTGCGACCTGTACGTGCTGGAGCACTTCATCAGCCCCCTGCCGGAGGACCACCTGACCCAGTTCATGTTCCGCCGCGGCTCCAGCCGCTCCCTGTGCGAGGACCCCGTGTGCACGCCCTTCGTCAAGAAGGTCTTCGAGAAGTACCACTGCAAGAACCGCCGCTGCGGGCCCCTCAACGTGACGCTGGCGGCCGAGGCCTGCCGCCGCAAGGAGCACATGGCCCTCAAGGCCGTGCGCATCCGGCAGCTGGAGTTCCTGCAGCCGCTGGCCGAGGACCCCCGGCTGGACCTGCGCGTCATCCAGCTGGTGCGCGACCCGCGCGCCGTGCTGGCCTCCCGCATGGTGGCCTTCGCCGGCAAGTACGAGGGCTGGAAGAAGTGGCTGGCCGAGGGGCAGGCgcggctgggggaggaggaggtgcaGCGGCTGAGGGGCAACTGCGAGAGCATCCGGCTGTCGGCCGAGCTGGGCCTCCGGCAGCCGGCCTGGCTGCGCGGCCGCTACATGCTGGTGCGCTACGAGGACGTGGCGCGCTGGCCGCTGCAGAAGGCGCGCGAGATGTACCGCTTCGCCGGCATCCCCCTGACGGCGCAGGTGGAGGACTGGATCCGGAGGAACACGCAGGCGGCCCAGGACGGCAGCGGCATCTACTCCACGCAGAAGAACTCCTCGGAGCAGTTCGAGAAGTGGCGCTTCAGCATGCCCTTCAAGCTGGCGCAGGTGGTGCAGGCCGCCTGCGCCCCGGCCATGCACCTGTTCGGCTACCGGCTGGCGCGGGATGCCGCCGCCCTCACCAACCGCTCCGTCAGCCTGCTGGAGGAGCGCGGAACCTTCTGGGTCACGTAG